A portion of the Glandiceps talaboti chromosome 13, keGlaTala1.1, whole genome shotgun sequence genome contains these proteins:
- the LOC144444385 gene encoding uncharacterized protein LOC144444385 codes for MNTGNQQLARSNTKSDSDKLHSNKSLNEKRRREQENIYIEELAELISASITNMDSCNVKPDKCAILQETVNQIKSIKQQQEAESNGAVQQCQVSSSKPALLANDVLGPLLLEALDGFLFVVNSQGRIEFVTENVTTYLKYGKEELVGSSIYTLIHVGDHAQLVECLLPLTNGIAWRSDNTSKITKSRTFNCRMYVKQANDDENGDDDDLQEHILEHMQCSAVLQPYPDGKQSKTDGSHQVEGPAYLVCVARRMPQEDKSAIEQYITKQDLNGKIISADTSSLTMPFHSQSDLVGHTLQEYCHSTDIQHLVKHHQEVLSKGSGTSGMYKFHTNDQKWYSVQTRSKLFTNPCSGQPEFIMSTHSIYRERPSNVPQEPSTSVSQVSLPKIASNTVSYTATSESPSESGPVPSLGTLLRSNAAMLTSGNELSTVSPIEMLQNSSLSSLLKSTNLVSYTSILQSKLPVTFANPVGDTDRTATATMGNPQPGEKPFPSLKLNLPFQNTVTSSDPTLAALKMSLSARLSSSPDSAQGSKDNPSGSGSGSGGGGGGGGGGGKKRLSEDDSEDPKSKKNKLLQKLLMEDGNDRSDDSELSPCSSMDIDDPHPGDQAASIDQSQNQTLSASSQMKETLQRMLQQNQEKQEHQLQLQQQQQQQQQQQQCEDKDDDNNNGCDSKDQNQDDDKGDKKEKILDKLLDGDRGARFGSGLDPLEQLKLMQGTPEGELPYPPNDGGKKMIDHNRTLIPTQTRRPSKNVLLQKLLMEDDPVVPESSAFNRLRRLESLQSMRESDNSVSSTSVTSSPNTTAGTQQQVQSIFTQIQQQQQQQQQQQQQASVVVPSPQQQQQVAYNLPEEMLTGNENSQDVVQDILQGMDNNQLTLMDTSQHTQSGDGAGNKGGTPENPLLQQLLLQGNQAEKPNQVQMPPDSTVQSPPFVSGTPSTTPRFNAAMRQAGNIQQMTHLRRLNNTSFGSMQQPSQIPGSSGLARLGGLQRRTNITSVPSITNQVMGMAAISNASQYSLPLQQLQQSTLQLQQLQQQQQQQQQQQQQQQQQQQQQQQQQRQQQQQQPPPPPQRQQLQQSVFVGSATGPSIGQSQGPTNLPNMNTETQQPNREPPSNIVDDSATALTDDAILQQLEQVLNNSNLSLNEIDNALGIEQLLSTPHSDEQLACDLLNASLSADVPTSATPAAVAQSLSASAVTTMNSSLSSAVKSGNTNSMSQSQSMVNTLTNTMVSSASSPVTVSVPTSLPNSISGTLSNTRGNYTLSNSVNTPAGNTVSNPDLASANSMARSFMDSTLAQARQQQQQQQQQQQQQQPQQQQQQQQSMFPMQQDMTSILGQRLAGGAGAKGFGMNAGPRFPLGTQMSPSLQQQQMQARLQQQQQLQKQLVRQQRSQLRQTLLLRQQQQVQRQQQQQFQQQQQQQQQQQQQQQQQQQQQQQLQEMQQQKQIQQMLQQQMLQHQQQQQQQAPNSQMLQKDLMMLQQQQQHQSFTGSQVKAPVNTQLMSLLEQSYPTDSIADMLAQTSSITAPNVAIQKSPSPFSTQMSPRAGRPLTPGGMMGPRGSQTSPRSMTGANRSSSGLDFRMSPTFGQRPPQHTPPTSQYSQTQNIFQFPDPNTTMPPNNTVTSSMRQGNFLIQNNNNSGNNQMMSQNTMRPFTQSPSPSIMSPTMSTNRQTISWGRQLSEPTPTSSQGQNSLLMAQLNAKSSLVTDSGQDLFSSSSSQLQSRSGDLQQQLLGQKRPNSRDTIVHTPQMLATKQAPPPPPPLPPPPPVSSSAIVSSTPAVSSPSTMLTTTATSSVVTPKKEPDKSMKALPCTQQNNTEAENYRVRVDVVDQGNVKPPTTYHQSFVDASNLSLQFNLDDNDDNDDNLMTVGEPLPGSKENPGKQQYSSDNESSNDDDDNGDEAMVPGQLSTVVESQTRQEAHKRYQDFCSVAAVPQMMEPALKATSLFRNQLLRKQQEGQSGDGDLAALQNNPPCVVMSNSTQDEAPPPNDKKQQKKTTQSLLQKLLLE; via the exons ATGAATACCGGCAATCAACAGTTAGCCAGGAGTAATACAAAGTCTGATAGTGATAAACTTCATAG taaTAAATCATTGAACGAGAAAAGACGTAGAGAGCAGGAGAACATTTACATTGAGGAACTAGCTGAACTAATTTCAGCTAGTATCACCAACATGGACAGTTGTAATGTCAAGCCCGACAAGTGTGCTATTCTACAAGAAACAGTCAATCAGATCAAGTCAATAAAGCAGCAACAAG AAGCAGAATCCAATGGTGCAGTGCAGCAGTGTCAAGTGTCATCCAGTAAACCGGCTCTTCTGGCAAATGATGTACTGGGACCATTGCTTCTTGAg GCTCTAGATGGGTTCCTGTTTGTTGTAAACAGTCAGGGAAGAATTGAATTTGTGACTGAAAATGTCACAACGTATTTGAAATATGGCAAG GAGGAGTTGGTCGGAAGCAGTATTTACACATTGATTCATGTTGGTGATCATGCACAACTTGTTGAATGTTTGTTACCACTCA CAAATGGTATAGCCTGGCGGAGTGATAACACAAGTAAAATTACAAAGAGTAGAACATTCAACTGTCGAATGTACGTCAAACAGGCCAATGATGATGAGAATGGTGATGACGATGACTTACAAGAACATATACTAGAACACATGCAGTGTTCAGCTGTTTTACAACCTTACCCAGATGGCAAACAGTCCAAGACTGATGGATCCCACCAAG ttgAAGGACCTGCTTACTTGGTATGTGTTGCAAGACGAATGCCTCAGGAAGACAAGTCAGCCATCGAACAGTATATCACCAAACAAGACCTCAATGGTAAAATCATCTCAGCAGATACATCTTCACTGACGATGCCTTTTCACTCTCAGTCAGACCTGGTTGGACACACACTACAAGAATACTGCCATTCTACAGATATACAACACCTAGTTAAACATCATCAAGAAG TCCTAAGCAAAGGCTCAGGTACAAGTGGAATGTACAAGTTTCACACAAATGATCAGAAGTGGTACTCTGTACAAACCAGAAGTAAATTGTTTACTAATCCTTGCTCTGGACAGCCAGAATTTATCATGTCAACTCACAGTATATACAG GGAAAGGCCGAGTAATGTTCCACAGGAACCTAGTACCAGTGTCTCACAGGTGTCCTTACCCAAGATAGCTAGTAATACAGTTAGTTATACAGCCACATCGGAGTCACCATCAGAGTCAGGGCCTGTACCATCACTTGGTACATTGCTACGATCTAACGCAGCAATGCTTACATCAGGGAATGAACTCTCCACTGTATCACCCATTGAAATGCTGCAGAACTCGTCTTTATCCTCGCTTCTCAAATCCACAAATCTTGTATCATATACCAGTATCCTACAGAGTAAGCTCCCCGTCACATTTGCAAACCCTGTCGGTGATACAGACAGGACGGCAACTGCTACAATGGGGAATCCACAACCAGGAGAAAAACCTTTTCCCAGCTTGAAACTAAACTTGCCTTTCCAAAACACGGTGACAAGTTCGGATCCAACATTAGCAGCCCTGAAAATGTCCCTTTCGGCACGACTCTCATCATCACCAGATTCAGCTCAGGGATCCAAGGATAACCcaagtggtagtggtagtggtagtggtggtggtggcggtggtggaggtggtggtggtaagAAACGACTGTCTGAAGATGATAGCGAAGACCCCAAGTCAAAGAAGAATAAACTACTTCAGAAATTATTGATGGAAGATGGTAATGATCGTTCAG ATGACTCTGAGCTTAGTCCATGTTCTAGTATGGATATTGATGACCCTCATCCTGGTGATCAAGCAGCATCTATTGACCAAAGCCAGAACCAGACATTGTCTGCCTCGTCTCAAATGAAAGAAACCTTACAGAGAATGCTGCAGCAAAATCAAGAGAAACAAGAACACcaactacaactacaacaacaacaacaacaacaacaacaacaacaacaatgtgaGGACAAGGATGATGACAATAATAACGGTTGCGACTCAAAGGACCAGAACCAAGATGATGACAAGGGGGACAAAAAGGAGAAAATTCTTGACAAATTGTTAGATGGAGATCGCGGTGCCAGATTTGGTAGTGGTTTAGACCCACTAGAACAGTTAAAGTTAATGCAGGGAACACCTGAGGGTGAACTTCCCTATCCACCCAATGATGGTGGTAAAAAGATGATTGACCACAACAGGACACTGATTCCTACTCAGACTAGACGACCGTCTAAGAATGTCCTGCTACAGAAGTTATTGATGGAAGACGACCCTGTAGTTCCGGAGAGTTCAGCATTTAATAGACTTAGAAGACTGGAGTCATTGCAAAGCATGAGAGAAAGTGATAACAGTGTCAGCAGCACCAGTGTTACTTCATCACCGAACACTACTGCAGGCACACAGCAACAAGTTCAGTCAATATTCACCCAAattcagcagcagcagcagcaacaacagcaacaacagcaacaggCATCAGTAGTAGTACCATCaccacagcaacaacaacaa GTGGCGTACAACTTGCCAGAGGAAATGCTAACAGGTAATGAGAACAGCCAAGACGTTGTTCAGGATATATTACAAGGTATGGATAACAATCAACTCACTTTAATGGACACCTCACAGCACACTCAAAGCGGTGACGGAGCTGGTAACAAGGGGGGAACCCCTGAAAATCCTCTATTACAGCAGTTACTGCTGCAGGGCAACCAAGCTGAAAAGCCTAACCAGGTACAAATGCCACCTGATAGCACTGTACAGAGTCCACCATTTGTATCAGGTACACCAAGTACAACTCCAAGATTTAATGCTGCGATGCGACAAGCAggaaacattcaacaaatgacaCATCTCAGACGACTCAACAATACCTCCTTTGGAAGTATGCAGCAACCTTCACAGATTCCTGGTAGTTCAGGTTTGGCAAGGCTTGGAGGATTGCAGCGAAGGACAAACATTACTTCTGTTCCATCCATAACCAACCAAGTAATGGGTATGGCTGCAATCTCAAATGCCTCACAGTATAGCCTCCCATTGCAACAACTGCAGCAGTCAACATTACAACTGCAGCAActgcagcagcaacaacagcagcagcaacaacaacaacaacagcagcagcaacaacaacaacaacagcagcagcagcaaaggcaacaacaacaacagcaacctcctcctcctcctcaaaGGCAACAGTTGCAGCAAAGTGTATTTGTTGGAAGTGCCACTGGTCCATCAATTGGCCAATCGCAG GGTCCTACTAACCTGCCAAATATGAACACTGAAACACAGCAGCCTAACAGAGAACCACCATCTAATATCGTAGATGATTCTGCTACTGCACTGACTGATGACGCTATACTTCAACAATTGGAACAAGTACTCAACAACAGTAATTTATCTCTGAATGAAATTGACAATGCGTTGGGTATAGAACAGCTTCTAAGTACACCACACTCAGACGAACAGTTGGCATGTGATTTGCTGAATGCATCCCTGTCAGCAGACGTACCGACATCTGCCACTCCTGCCGCAGTGGCTCAGAGTTTATCAGCTTCAGCCGTAACTACTATGAACAGCTCTCTCTCATCTGCCGTGAAAAGCGGAAATACTAATAGTATGTCACAGTCACAGTCTATGGTTAACACCTTGACAAATACAATGGTTAGCTCTGCTTCAAGTCCAGTTACTGTATCTGTGCCAACATCCTTGCCAAATTCCATATCAGGTACTTTATCAAACACCCGTGGTAACTACACTCTGAGTAACAGTGTAAACACTCCAGCTGGTAATACTGTCAGTAATCCTGACCTGGCAAGTGCCAATAGCATGGCACGTTCTTTCATGGATTCAACACTTGCCCAGGCACgccaacagcagcagcaacagcagcagcagcagcaacaacagcagccacaacaacaacagcaacaacaacaaagcatGTTTCCAATGCAGCAAGATATGACAAGTATACTAGGCCAACGTTTAGCTGGAGGAGCAGGTGCCAAAGGATTTGGTATGAATGCTGGTCCTCGCTTTCCTTTGGGAACACAGATGTCCCCCTCACTTCAACAACAACAGATGCAGGCACGActgcaacagcagcagcagttACAAAAACAATTAGTACGTCAACAGAGGTCCCAACTCCGTCAGACTTTGCTATTGCGACAGCAACAGCAGGTTCagagacaacaacaacaacagtttcaacaacagcagcagcagcagcaacaacaacaacaacaacaacagcagcagcaacaacaacaacaacagctccAAGAGATGCAGCAACAGAAACAAATACAACAGATGCTACAACAACAAATGcttcaacatcaacaacaacaacaacagcaagcACCAAATAGCCAAATGCTGCAGAAGGATCTCATGAtgctgcaacaacaacagcaacaccAGAGCTTCACTGGATCACAAGTTAAAGCACCg GTGAATACTCAACTGATGAGTTTACTAGAGCAGTCCTATCCAACCGACAGTATTGCTGATATGCTTGCCCAAACGTCTAGTATTACAGCACCCAATGTAgctatacag AAGTCACCGTCACCATTCAGTACACAAATGTCTCCAAGGGCAGGACGACCTTTGACACCGGGTGGCATGATGGGTCCACGTGGATCGCAAACAAGCCCTCGGTCTATGACTGGTGCCAACAGAAGTAGTAGTGGACTAGACTTCAGGATGTCACCTACGTTTGGTCAACGACCACCTCAACACACGCCACCAACATCTCAATATTCCCAAACCcaaaacatatttcaatttccTGACCCCAATACCACAATGCCGCCAAACAATACCGTCACTAGCTCTATGCGACAGGGTAACTTTTTAATTCAGAACAACAACAACTCTGGAAACAATCAAATGATGTCACAAAATACCATGAGACCTTTCACTCAGTCGCCGTCGCCATCTATAATGTCGCCCACTATGTCTACTAATCGTCAAACGATATCATGGGGACGTCAGCTGAGTGAGCCCACCCCAACTAGTAGTCAGGGTCAGAATTCTCTACTGATGGCACAACTGAATGCTAAAAGTAGTCTGGTGACTGATAGTGGACAGGATCTGTTTTCAAGCAGTAGTAGTCAACTTCAAAGTAGGAGTGGTGATTTACAACAGCAACTACTAGGACAGAAGAGACCCAACAGTAGAGACACAATAGTTCATACACCACAG ATGCTTGCAACAAAACAAGCTCCTCCACCACCTCCTCCTCTTCCTCCACCTCCTCCTGTGAGCTCATCAGCGATCGTCTCCTCTACGCCTGCAGTCAGCTCGCCTAGTACCATGCTGACTACCACTGCGACCAGCTCAGTAGTGACACCCAAGAAGGAACCGGACAAAAGCATGAAAGCACTGCCATGTACACAACAGAACAACACTGAAGCAGAGAATTACAGAGTCCGTGTGGATGTAGTAGACCAAGGTAATGTAAAGCCTCCTACCACCTACCACCAGTCATTCGTTGATGCCAGTAACTTATCACTGCAGTTTAATTTAGACGATAACGATGACAATGATGACAATCTAATGACAG TAGGTGAACCGCTACCTGGTAGTAAAGAAAACCCAGGAAAGCAACAGTATTCTAGTGATAATGAATCAagtaatgatgatgacgataatGGTGACGAAGCGATGGTACCTGGTCAGTTGTCAACGGTTGTTGAAAGTCAGACACGTCAGGAAGCACACAAACGATATCAAGACTTTTGTAGTGTGGCTGCCGTGCCACAGATGATGGAGCCGGCACTCAAAGCTACAAGTTTGTTTCGTAATCAGCTGTTAAGGAAACAGCAAGAAGGTCAATCTGGTGACGGTGATTTAGCTGCACTTCAGAATAACCCACCTTGTGTTGTGATGAGTAATTCAACCCAAGATGAG